The following proteins are co-located in the Komagataeibacter sp. FNDCF1 genome:
- a CDS encoding carbohydrate porin, translating to MTRQTRHAHHGRARHMLSHTCRWLLATGMATTPLHVAHAQITPTGAVPSLVSVNAVPAIPAPPASQISLNTLDAEHLGPTPEAIRRPPNTPIPPSGVPVYPSAGLATISVGPVSSPGDSRAFHKIELDALTRHEGPSGLLPAWVDAQHDSDLEDPYYVPTAGSGHLVPQLTPLRDRLRDHGVSFAFTYKGEAMGVINGGVERGMSYVHELTAQVNFDLEKMAGMKGWSVHTLVMERAGHAVSHDRVGEYYVNLQEVYGLSGNVVAHLVDFYAEKKLLDNRLDITFGRMALTHVFATSPLLCSFMVTCSAPVALKLDPGFSVYPKATWGSRIRMRPTRDTAIQLGAYSVSALSDNPSGWAWGAEKATGLMLPVEFTWQPFLTRNRLPGHYVLGYAHDTTRYPDQIGIGLPAALTTAAGHRRSAPMDMFWFEGDQMVYRRGGRNQMAGGYLMAGYIHNTPHVTSISDQAYGGLSFAGVIPSRVTDRVGIMYSWYHVSHRKEEGQILRYEAGYSLGTAVRAPQTDSHIIEAYYAIDALPGMLVQPEFEYMIRPGETKHIPNAALVGLKIIANL from the coding sequence ATGACCAGACAGACCCGGCATGCCCATCACGGGCGTGCGCGCCATATGCTTTCCCACACCTGCAGATGGCTGCTGGCCACGGGCATGGCCACCACGCCACTGCACGTGGCGCACGCGCAGATTACCCCCACGGGGGCGGTGCCTTCGCTCGTTTCGGTCAATGCGGTACCGGCCATACCCGCGCCACCCGCATCACAGATCAGCCTCAACACGCTTGATGCCGAACATCTTGGCCCCACGCCCGAAGCGATCCGCCGTCCGCCCAACACGCCCATTCCGCCCAGCGGGGTGCCTGTGTACCCATCGGCGGGGCTTGCGACAATAAGTGTCGGCCCGGTCAGCAGCCCCGGTGACAGCAGGGCATTCCACAAGATCGAACTTGATGCCCTGACCCGCCACGAAGGCCCGTCGGGCCTGCTGCCCGCATGGGTGGATGCACAGCATGATTCCGACCTGGAAGACCCGTACTACGTGCCGACCGCCGGGAGCGGGCACCTGGTGCCGCAGCTCACCCCCCTGCGCGACAGGCTGCGTGACCATGGGGTGAGCTTTGCCTTTACCTACAAGGGCGAGGCCATGGGCGTGATCAATGGCGGGGTGGAACGTGGCATGAGCTACGTGCACGAACTGACCGCACAGGTGAACTTCGACCTGGAAAAGATGGCCGGCATGAAGGGCTGGTCCGTCCATACGCTGGTGATGGAACGCGCAGGCCACGCCGTAAGTCATGACCGCGTGGGGGAATATTACGTCAACCTGCAGGAAGTCTATGGCCTGTCGGGCAATGTGGTGGCGCATCTGGTGGATTTCTATGCCGAGAAGAAACTGCTCGACAACCGGCTGGACATCACCTTTGGCCGCATGGCGCTGACGCATGTGTTCGCAACATCGCCCCTGCTGTGTTCGTTCATGGTCACGTGCTCGGCCCCCGTGGCGCTCAAGCTCGACCCCGGCTTCAGCGTGTATCCAAAGGCCACATGGGGCAGCCGCATCCGCATGCGCCCCACGCGTGACACCGCCATCCAGCTTGGCGCCTATTCGGTCAGCGCCCTGTCCGACAACCCCAGCGGCTGGGCATGGGGGGCGGAGAAAGCCACCGGTCTCATGCTGCCTGTCGAGTTCACGTGGCAGCCGTTCCTGACCCGCAACCGCCTGCCGGGCCATTATGTGCTGGGCTACGCACATGACACGACACGCTACCCCGACCAGATCGGCATCGGCCTGCCCGCCGCCCTGACCACCGCCGCGGGCCACCGGCGTTCGGCCCCGATGGACATGTTCTGGTTCGAAGGTGATCAGATGGTCTACCGCCGGGGCGGGCGCAACCAGATGGCGGGCGGTTACCTGATGGCGGGCTACATCCACAACACCCCGCATGTGACCTCGATTTCGGATCAGGCCTATGGTGGCCTGTCCTTTGCCGGGGTCATTCCATCGCGCGTGACGGACCGGGTGGGCATCATGTATTCATGGTACCATGTCAGCCACCGCAAAGAGGAAGGGCAGATCCTGCGTTATGAGGCCGGTTATTCGCTGGGCACCGCGGTGCGCGCACCGCAGACGGACTCCCACATCATAGAAGCCTATTACGCGATCGACGCCCTGCCGGGCATGCTGGTGCAGCCCGAGTTCGAATACATGATCCGTCCGGGTGAGACAAAGCACATCCCCAACGCGGCGCTGGTGGGGCTGAAGATTATCGCCAATCTCTGA
- a CDS encoding ATP-binding protein, producing MTALVLLVVGVVVGMLGTWSVLNRHRVAQRLPYYPVARAAADPMAGADEDSVRVDDLPVALLVLARNGRLLHAGARAQGEFAEGLGTMIRHPALQRAVSELQPGSVTDVRIEADVPVRRVVQAFVKAAPWHGQPACVVVLLDATARDALDRARSDFVAHASHELRTPLAALIGFIETLQGPAAHDAVARQKFLGIMARQAGRMQRLIDRLLYLSRVQMLEHQRPQGQMVVADLLGRFRDELQGKPAEERAALVVQPAPPGTLRGDADQILQVLVNLCENALRYGRPQPPAVACIEIGARWLETGGLLLSVRDNGPGIESRHLPRLTERFYRVTQAGGRNTGDQGTGLGLAIVRHIVDRHGGRLDITSTPGEGTCCTVWLPGQPPEA from the coding sequence GTGACGGCGCTTGTTCTGCTTGTGGTTGGCGTGGTCGTGGGCATGCTGGGTACGTGGTCTGTCCTGAACCGGCACAGGGTGGCGCAGCGGCTGCCCTATTACCCCGTCGCGCGCGCGGCAGCCGACCCCATGGCTGGCGCGGATGAGGATTCGGTCAGGGTGGATGACCTGCCGGTGGCGCTGCTTGTGCTGGCGCGTAATGGTCGCCTGCTGCATGCCGGCGCCCGCGCACAGGGCGAATTTGCCGAAGGGCTGGGCACCATGATCCGCCATCCCGCCCTGCAGCGCGCCGTAAGCGAACTGCAGCCCGGCAGTGTTACCGATGTCCGGATCGAGGCGGACGTGCCGGTAAGGCGCGTGGTACAGGCTTTTGTAAAGGCGGCGCCGTGGCACGGGCAGCCTGCCTGCGTGGTCGTGCTGCTGGACGCCACGGCACGCGACGCGCTGGATCGCGCGCGCAGTGACTTTGTAGCCCATGCCAGCCACGAACTGCGCACACCGCTTGCCGCCCTGATCGGCTTTATCGAGACATTGCAGGGCCCCGCTGCGCATGATGCAGTGGCGCGGCAGAAATTCCTTGGCATCATGGCGCGGCAGGCAGGCCGTATGCAGCGCCTGATTGACAGGCTGCTCTATCTGTCGCGGGTGCAGATGCTTGAGCACCAGCGCCCGCAGGGACAGATGGTGGTGGCCGACCTGCTTGGCCGTTTCAGGGATGAACTGCAGGGCAAGCCGGCGGAGGAACGCGCGGCACTGGTTGTCCAGCCCGCCCCGCCAGGCACGTTGCGGGGTGATGCGGACCAGATCCTGCAGGTCCTGGTCAATCTGTGCGAGAACGCCCTGCGTTACGGCAGGCCACAGCCCCCTGCCGTGGCCTGTATCGAGATCGGGGCACGCTGGCTGGAAACGGGCGGCCTGCTTCTGTCCGTGCGCGATAACGGGCCGGGCATCGAATCCAGGCACCTGCCGCGCCTGACGGAACGGTTCTACCGTGTAACCCAGGCGGGCGGGCGCAACACCGGCGATCAGGGCACGGGGCTTGGGCTGGCCATCGTGCGCCATATCGTTGACCGCCATGGTGGCCGGCTGGACATAACCAGCACACCGGGGGAAGGCACCTGCTGCACGGTCTGGCTGCCCGGCCAGCCGCCCGAGGCATAG
- a CDS encoding LysR family transcriptional regulator → MPNEISDLKFFCILAAAGSIAGCARAMGLSPAAMSRRLSAMEARLGTRLVTRTSRHFALTAEGQRLHERAVRIMHDVEEAEAELTARADSPHGLLRVGVPSEIGRKMLAGVVATFVEQYPDVTVHLTLSDAGLDVIDDGLDIAIRPGMPSDQEVMTTSLLNSRRVVCASPEYSARRGLPATPHDLLKHDCICLIRRQRIFNEWVYFDGKTRKEIHIIPRLATSSSEVVHDWAVSGRGIALKVLWDIADDLKCGRLIECLSTYTWEDVTLYAVFPSRTHLPPRTRFFLDFVRRELRRNYFDV, encoded by the coding sequence ATGCCCAACGAGATCAGTGACCTGAAGTTCTTCTGCATCCTTGCGGCAGCGGGCAGCATTGCGGGCTGCGCGCGTGCCATGGGCCTGTCCCCCGCCGCCATGAGCCGACGGCTAAGCGCGATGGAAGCCCGGCTGGGCACCCGGCTTGTCACCCGCACGTCACGCCATTTCGCGCTGACGGCGGAAGGCCAGCGCCTGCATGAACGCGCCGTGCGCATCATGCACGATGTGGAGGAAGCCGAAGCCGAACTGACCGCCCGCGCCGACAGCCCGCACGGGCTGCTGCGCGTGGGGGTTCCGTCCGAAATCGGACGCAAGATGCTGGCCGGGGTCGTCGCCACGTTTGTGGAACAGTACCCGGACGTGACCGTGCACCTGACCCTGTCCGATGCCGGGCTGGATGTGATTGACGACGGGCTGGACATCGCCATCCGCCCCGGCATGCCATCGGACCAGGAAGTCATGACCACCAGCCTGCTCAACAGCCGCCGCGTGGTCTGTGCCTCACCGGAATACAGCGCGCGCAGGGGCCTGCCCGCCACCCCGCATGACCTGCTCAAGCATGACTGCATCTGCCTGATCCGCCGCCAGCGCATATTCAATGAATGGGTGTATTTTGACGGCAAGACCCGCAAGGAAATCCATATCATCCCCCGGCTGGCCACATCCAGCAGCGAAGTGGTGCATGACTGGGCGGTCAGCGGGCGTGGCATTGCGCTGAAAGTGCTGTGGGACATTGCCGATGACCTGAAATGCGGCCGGCTGATCGAATGTCTCAGCACCTATACATGGGAGGATGTGACGCTGTACGCCGTCTTTCCCTCCCGCACGCATCTGCCGCCGCGCACGCGCTTCTTCCTTGACTTCGTACGCCGGGAACTGCGCCGTAACTATTTTGACGTGTAA
- a CDS encoding NAD-dependent malic enzyme, with protein MSDTAYSPGHVPLCTALHGRELLDNPVLNKGNAFDRRERDLFGLHGLLPAHVETLAGQVELACARLAALPDNFARHIALREIQDRNETLFYAIVEQGLEKWLPIIYTPAIGRACQQFSHIWTRPRGLFLNFTDRGRIAEILASPQWDDVRVIVASDGGSILGIGDQGANGMGIPIGKLSLYTACGGLDPAYALPVLLDVGTDNEALLADPEYIGWRHRRVRGVEYDAFIAEFVTAVAARWPAIALHWEDLPGADALRILRRYRDGMCTYNDDIQGTAGVAAGALLAAIRAGAAPLAEQRIVIFGAGGAGCGIADLLARMMMVDAGMTAADARRRFFMVDVDGLVRHGMDKMTEGQRPFARPADIAAGWQVADGAHVTLAEVVAHVRPTTLIGTSGQGGAFTRQIVESMAQHVTRPVIFALSNPTANIEATPADLLEWTDGRAIIGTGGPFTPVTHAGRPRPVDQINNSYVFPGVGLAVVAGGITRMTDGMFLAAARALAGLSPAGGAQGGVDAPLLPPVSGLRTVAMAVACAVIRQGQAEGVAPAMSDTDVEAALAAAMWRPRYRPYERREHSST; from the coding sequence ATGTCGGATACAGCATATTCCCCGGGTCATGTGCCCCTTTGCACGGCCCTGCATGGCAGGGAACTGCTGGATAATCCCGTGCTGAACAAAGGGAATGCATTCGACAGGCGCGAACGTGACCTGTTCGGACTGCATGGCCTGCTGCCGGCCCATGTCGAGACGCTGGCCGGGCAGGTTGAACTGGCCTGCGCACGACTGGCGGCCCTGCCGGACAATTTTGCGCGACACATTGCGCTGCGCGAAATCCAGGACCGGAATGAAACCCTTTTCTATGCCATTGTCGAGCAGGGGCTCGAGAAATGGCTGCCCATCATCTACACGCCCGCCATCGGTCGGGCCTGCCAGCAGTTCAGCCATATCTGGACCCGCCCGCGCGGTCTGTTCCTGAACTTCACGGACCGGGGGCGCATTGCCGAAATCCTGGCCAGCCCGCAATGGGATGACGTGCGCGTGATCGTGGCGAGCGACGGCGGCAGCATCCTGGGCATAGGGGACCAGGGGGCCAACGGCATGGGCATCCCCATTGGCAAGCTGTCGCTCTACACGGCCTGTGGTGGACTGGACCCTGCATACGCGCTGCCCGTGCTGCTGGACGTGGGCACGGATAACGAAGCCCTGCTGGCCGACCCCGAATATATCGGCTGGCGGCACAGGCGCGTGCGTGGCGTGGAATATGATGCCTTCATTGCGGAATTCGTCACCGCCGTGGCCGCCCGCTGGCCTGCCATCGCCCTGCATTGGGAGGATCTGCCCGGCGCCGATGCCCTGCGCATCCTGCGGCGCTACCGCGATGGGATGTGTACCTATAACGATGACATACAGGGCACCGCCGGCGTGGCTGCGGGTGCGCTGCTGGCCGCGATCCGGGCCGGGGCCGCGCCGCTGGCGGAACAGCGCATTGTCATCTTTGGCGCGGGCGGCGCGGGTTGCGGCATTGCCGACCTGCTGGCCCGGATGATGATGGTGGACGCGGGCATGACGGCGGCGGATGCCCGCAGGCGGTTCTTCATGGTCGATGTCGATGGTCTTGTCCGCCATGGCATGGACAAGATGACCGAGGGGCAGCGCCCCTTTGCCCGGCCCGCCGACATCGCGGCGGGCTGGCAGGTGGCGGATGGGGCGCATGTCACGCTGGCCGAAGTGGTGGCGCATGTGCGGCCCACCACGCTGATCGGCACATCGGGGCAGGGCGGGGCGTTCACGCGCCAGATCGTGGAATCCATGGCGCAGCACGTGACCCGGCCAGTCATCTTCGCCCTGTCGAATCCTACGGCCAATATCGAGGCCACGCCTGCCGACCTGCTGGAATGGACCGATGGCCGCGCCATCATCGGCACGGGCGGTCCGTTCACGCCGGTGACCCATGCGGGCCGCCCGCGCCCGGTGGACCAGATCAACAATTCCTATGTCTTCCCCGGCGTGGGGCTTGCGGTCGTGGCCGGTGGCATTACGCGCATGACTGATGGCATGTTCCTTGCCGCGGCCCGTGCGCTGGCCGGTCTTTCCCCCGCGGGCGGGGCGCAGGGTGGGGTGGACGCACCACTGCTGCCGCCCGTGTCCGGGCTGCGCACCGTCGCCATGGCGGTGGCCTGCGCCGTGATCCGGCAGGGACAGGCGGAAGGTGTGGCCCCGGCCATGTCTGACACGGATGTCGAAGCCGCCCTTGCCGCTGCCATGTGGCGGCCCCGCTACCGCCCGTATGAACGCAGGGAACACAGCAGCACCTGA
- a CDS encoding FUSC family protein, translated as MDISRFVPAPMAGVAMLRWLFCPAPQAVGFALRNTLASLIALAIALWMELDSPQWAVATVWSVAQVRRGESMSKARWRIVGTLAGAVAAVVFIGAFPQQSWLFFPAVATWIGLCSFLATFCLNFRSYAFVLSGYTCSIIAVAAASAPDNVFFIGISRATYIVLGVVCEAAIAMLFTRNLSTRAQATMVGQVEGVLRHLAVLLREIVLHERDTLVHAGEFSDMLVSVHQGLEFPAIEMGRQVRAGDHARAVLADVSILVTRLVGLSGGAERAMLADDGALADTRGQLLHLCDRLAVARLAEGALEGMNDQVVHLRTLFARRAGTGGQEMARITHGVLAAAMDDLEDALAHCHAICTPPAHDRFRFHLGGHRDIRLAFHNGLRGAIAIMLAALVYEVTAWPGGMGFIAITTLVCGLFATRENPVVGTTRFLSGAVWSAVAAGFLDLGVLPYLSDYEEFAFVLGIFLFVGGLAKCNRGTAGAAAAYGLLMPNLLMPGNQSRVDEVLFLNTALHTVLAVGLSVLVFRLVLPFRARDERLRFGVYIRGELRRLCVMPLPPSPQWWIGTSVDRIGRMVRHAAQAGDHAAVGGIRLMLMFSSIGLNILLLRQFRRERRDAVSDVITALLRALARYRPVSPRGIAMVRAARGRLARMERADPGNGRLLDVLACLDGISRTAAACVVAMGRGVE; from the coding sequence ATGGATATTTCCCGCTTTGTGCCCGCCCCCATGGCGGGCGTGGCCATGCTGCGCTGGCTGTTCTGCCCTGCGCCACAGGCGGTGGGGTTTGCGCTACGTAACACGCTGGCATCCCTCATCGCGCTGGCCATCGCGCTGTGGATGGAACTGGACAGCCCGCAATGGGCGGTGGCCACGGTCTGGTCGGTGGCCCAGGTACGCCGGGGGGAGAGCATGTCCAAGGCGCGGTGGCGCATCGTGGGCACGCTGGCGGGGGCGGTGGCGGCGGTGGTGTTCATCGGCGCCTTTCCGCAGCAGTCCTGGCTGTTTTTTCCTGCCGTGGCGACATGGATCGGGCTGTGCAGCTTTCTGGCCACCTTCTGCCTGAACTTCCGTTCCTATGCGTTCGTGCTGTCGGGCTACACGTGCTCCATCATTGCGGTTGCTGCGGCGTCGGCCCCCGATAACGTGTTCTTTATCGGCATCTCGCGCGCGACCTACATCGTGCTGGGGGTCGTGTGCGAGGCCGCGATCGCCATGCTGTTCACGCGCAACCTCTCCACGCGTGCGCAGGCGACCATGGTGGGGCAGGTGGAAGGCGTCCTGCGTCACCTGGCCGTCCTGCTGCGTGAAATCGTGCTGCATGAGCGTGACACGCTGGTCCATGCCGGTGAATTCTCTGACATGCTGGTTTCGGTCCATCAGGGTCTGGAATTCCCGGCCATCGAGATGGGGCGGCAGGTACGAGCCGGCGATCATGCCCGCGCCGTGCTGGCGGATGTGTCCATTCTCGTCACCCGTCTTGTCGGCCTGTCCGGCGGGGCGGAACGGGCCATGCTGGCCGATGACGGGGCGCTGGCCGACACGCGGGGCCAGCTGCTGCACCTGTGTGACCGGCTGGCCGTCGCCCGGCTGGCCGAAGGCGCGCTGGAAGGCATGAATGATCAGGTCGTGCACCTGCGCACGCTGTTCGCGCGGCGGGCCGGGACCGGCGGGCAGGAGATGGCGCGCATCACCCATGGCGTGCTGGCGGCCGCCATGGATGACCTGGAGGATGCGCTGGCGCATTGTCACGCCATCTGCACCCCGCCGGCGCATGACCGCTTCCGCTTTCATCTGGGTGGGCACCGCGATATCCGGCTGGCGTTCCATAATGGCCTGCGCGGGGCCATTGCCATCATGCTCGCGGCCCTGGTGTACGAGGTCACGGCCTGGCCCGGTGGCATGGGTTTCATTGCCATTACCACACTTGTCTGCGGCCTGTTCGCCACGCGGGAGAACCCGGTGGTGGGAACCACGCGTTTCCTGTCGGGTGCCGTGTGGTCCGCCGTGGCGGCGGGCTTTCTTGACCTTGGTGTCCTGCCTTATCTGAGTGATTATGAAGAATTCGCCTTCGTGCTGGGCATATTCCTGTTCGTGGGTGGTCTGGCCAAATGCAACCGGGGCACGGCGGGGGCGGCGGCCGCGTACGGGCTGCTCATGCCCAACCTGCTCATGCCCGGCAACCAGAGCCGGGTGGATGAGGTGCTGTTCCTCAACACCGCGCTGCATACGGTGCTGGCGGTGGGGTTGAGCGTGCTGGTGTTCCGCCTTGTCCTGCCTTTTCGCGCGCGTGATGAGCGGCTGCGTTTTGGTGTGTATATCCGTGGTGAACTGCGGCGGCTGTGCGTTATGCCGCTGCCGCCTTCGCCACAGTGGTGGATCGGGACCAGCGTGGACCGGATCGGTCGCATGGTGCGGCACGCGGCGCAGGCGGGTGACCATGCGGCGGTAGGCGGCATCCGGCTTATGCTCATGTTTTCTTCCATCGGGCTTAATATCCTGCTGCTGCGCCAGTTCAGGCGGGAGCGGCGTGATGCGGTATCGGATGTCATAACCGCGCTGCTGCGTGCGCTTGCGCGCTACAGGCCCGTCAGCCCGCGTGGCATTGCCATGGTGCGCGCCGCGCGCGGGCGGCTGGCGCGCATGGAACGGGCCGATCCCGGCAATGGCAGGCTGCTGGACGTACTCGCCTGTCTGGACGGTATCAGCCGCACGGCGGCGGCCTGTGTTGTCGCGATGGGAAGGGGGGTGGAGTGA
- a CDS encoding LysR family transcriptional regulator, with protein sequence MRKGYDLDLLRSLQVLLEEEGVSHAARRLKTSEAAMSRSLAKLRVVFGDPILVASGRRMVATSFALGLRERVQALVTGADALLEGQETPDLAGLSPHFTLRANDLIVGAFGAAILTALRHECPGCAITFAPETDEEPSDDLREGRVDLYLGATDDMRPEIRRQSLFPTSFRALVRADHPILAEGVTPAAIARYEHISVSRRGRLHGPIDTVMKERFGLKRRVVMVVPTYYAMVETLRMMDMILPLPGIAIDYLPIRSMHLAEFEFPFHLPPVHTFQAWHPRRDSDPVHRWLRGTVYRVVRQRRGAPPEGFSPVSAGIAGA encoded by the coding sequence ATGAGAAAAGGCTACGATCTCGACCTGCTGCGCAGCCTTCAGGTACTGCTTGAGGAGGAAGGGGTCTCCCACGCCGCCCGCAGGCTGAAAACGAGCGAGGCCGCGATGAGCCGCAGCCTTGCCAAGCTGCGCGTGGTTTTTGGCGACCCGATCCTGGTGGCATCGGGGCGGCGGATGGTGGCCACGTCCTTTGCGCTGGGCCTGCGCGAGCGGGTGCAGGCGCTGGTCACGGGGGCCGATGCCCTGCTGGAAGGGCAGGAAACGCCCGACCTGGCCGGGCTTTCGCCGCATTTTACCCTGCGGGCCAATGATCTGATCGTGGGTGCATTCGGTGCCGCGATCCTGACGGCGCTGCGGCATGAGTGCCCCGGCTGCGCCATCACCTTCGCGCCCGAGACGGATGAGGAACCCAGCGACGACCTGCGTGAAGGGCGGGTGGACCTGTATCTGGGCGCGACCGATGACATGCGGCCCGAAATCCGTCGGCAGAGCCTTTTCCCCACATCATTCCGTGCCCTTGTACGTGCGGACCACCCCATCCTGGCCGAAGGCGTCACCCCGGCCGCCATCGCGCGCTATGAACATATAAGCGTGTCGCGCCGGGGGCGGCTGCATGGCCCGATCGATACGGTAATGAAAGAGCGTTTCGGCCTGAAACGCCGCGTGGTCATGGTCGTGCCCACCTATTACGCCATGGTCGAGACCCTGCGCATGATGGACATGATCCTGCCGCTGCCGGGCATCGCCATCGACTACCTGCCCATCCGCTCCATGCATCTGGCAGAGTTCGAATTTCCCTTCCACCTGCCCCCCGTTCACACGTTCCAGGCATGGCATCCCCGGCGCGACAGCGACCCGGTGCACCGCTGGCTGCGTGGCACGGTCTACCGCGTGGTGCGCCAGCGCCGCGGGGCCCCGCCCGAAGGCTTTTCCCCCGTTTCGGCCGGTATCGCGGGCGCGTAG
- a CDS encoding D-amino acid dehydrogenase codes for MKIIVLGSGVVGVTSAWYLAQAGHEVTVVDRQPESGLETSFANAGQVSPGYSSPWAGPGVPFKALKWLMMKYRPFVFWPMPDPHLWKWLVQMLENCNAAAYDRNKGRMVRIAEYSRDMMRDLRASTGMTYDDRQQGTLQLFRTQKQMDGIAGDIRVLEQYDVPYELLTRAECVKAEPGLGPSAHKIVGGLRLPGDETGDAFMFTQRLAARAADAGVTFHYDTRIRAITAEGGRVTGIETSRGPMRADSYVLSLGSYSPAMVRHLGLDLPIYPVKGYSLTADITNEQQAPVSTVMDETFKIGITRLGNRVRAGGTAELAGFSTTLRAPRRETLEHSVTDLFPGSSNIPTARFWTGLRPMTPDGTPIIGRTRHDNLFLNTGHGTLGWTMACGSGKVLADIMSGRMPDIPHEDLGIVRYGQ; via the coding sequence ATGAAAATCATCGTTCTGGGTAGCGGTGTCGTCGGTGTTACATCGGCATGGTACCTTGCGCAGGCAGGCCATGAGGTTACGGTTGTCGACCGCCAGCCTGAATCCGGGCTTGAAACCAGCTTTGCCAATGCGGGGCAGGTCTCGCCGGGATATTCCTCCCCATGGGCGGGGCCGGGCGTGCCGTTCAAGGCCCTGAAGTGGCTGATGATGAAATACCGCCCCTTCGTATTCTGGCCCATGCCCGACCCGCATCTGTGGAAATGGCTGGTCCAGATGCTGGAGAACTGCAATGCCGCCGCCTATGACCGCAACAAGGGCCGCATGGTCCGCATTGCGGAATACAGCCGCGACATGATGCGTGACCTGCGCGCCAGCACCGGCATGACCTATGACGACCGCCAGCAGGGCACCCTGCAGCTTTTCCGCACGCAGAAGCAGATGGACGGGATCGCGGGCGATATCCGCGTGCTGGAACAGTATGACGTGCCCTACGAACTGCTGACCCGCGCGGAATGCGTGAAGGCCGAACCGGGGCTGGGTCCGTCGGCGCACAAGATCGTAGGGGGCCTGCGCCTGCCCGGTGACGAAACGGGGGATGCCTTCATGTTCACCCAGCGTCTGGCGGCAAGGGCGGCGGATGCAGGCGTCACCTTCCATTACGATACCCGCATCCGCGCCATCACGGCCGAAGGCGGCCGCGTGACCGGCATCGAAACCAGCCGGGGCCCGATGCGCGCGGATTCCTATGTCCTGTCGCTGGGCAGCTATTCCCCGGCCATGGTGCGCCACCTGGGGCTGGACCTGCCCATCTATCCGGTCAAGGGCTATTCGCTGACCGCCGACATCACCAACGAACAGCAGGCCCCCGTCTCCACCGTCATGGACGAGACATTCAAGATCGGCATCACCCGGCTGGGCAACCGCGTACGCGCTGGCGGCACGGCGGAACTGGCCGGGTTCAGCACCACGCTGCGCGCCCCCCGGCGCGAGACGCTGGAACATTCGGTAACCGACCTGTTCCCCGGCAGCAGCAACATCCCGACGGCACGGTTCTGGACCGGCCTGCGCCCGATGACACCCGATGGCACACCCATCATCGGCCGTACGCGCCATGACAACCTGTTCCTGAACACCGGCCATGGTACGCTGGGCTGGACCATGGCGTGCGGGTCGGGAAAGGTCCTGGCCGATATCATGTCCGGTCGCATGCCCGACATCCCGCATGAGGACCTGGGCATCGTCCGCTACGGACAGTAA
- the alr gene encoding alanine racemase, with protein MTDLPSSLSAAGWAAPGAGAMLEIDLGAIAANYRLLNARTGQATCAAVVKADAYGLGAHRVGPVLERAGAKVFFVAHLEEGMRLRPHVSATAAIFVLHGPMPGTEAEFTRHALLPVLNSMEQIAGWCGHAAQMGRPLPAALQVDTGMSRFGLSDADVAVLAARPALLDGIGTQLVMSHLACADTPASPANAMQRDRLHAMAARLPAAPLALAASSGIFLGVDYHFNLVRPGAALYGLAPNADGPNPLHPTVRLRARIVQKRTIGAGDGVGYGLTWRAPGPRRIATLGIGYADGFLRQGANNGGCAWLDAYRLPILGRISMDSTTVDVSAVPESVLDQATHVDMIGPRRSVDDVAHSAGTIGYEVLTALGARFHRAYLTQAA; from the coding sequence ATGACCGACCTGCCTTCTTCCCTGTCCGCTGCCGGATGGGCCGCGCCAGGCGCCGGAGCAATGCTGGAAATAGACCTGGGCGCCATCGCGGCCAATTACCGCCTGCTCAACGCACGCACCGGGCAGGCCACCTGCGCCGCCGTGGTCAAGGCCGATGCCTATGGCCTGGGTGCCCACAGGGTGGGTCCGGTGCTGGAACGGGCGGGGGCAAAGGTTTTTTTCGTCGCCCATCTGGAAGAAGGCATGCGCCTGCGCCCCCATGTCAGCGCCACGGCGGCGATTTTTGTCCTGCATGGGCCCATGCCCGGCACGGAAGCTGAATTCACCCGCCATGCCCTGCTGCCCGTGCTCAACAGCATGGAGCAGATCGCCGGCTGGTGCGGGCATGCCGCACAGATGGGCAGGCCCCTGCCCGCCGCCCTGCAGGTTGATACCGGCATGTCGCGCTTCGGCCTGTCGGATGCGGATGTGGCGGTCCTGGCCGCCCGGCCTGCCCTGCTGGACGGGATCGGGACGCAACTGGTCATGAGCCATCTTGCCTGTGCCGACACACCTGCCAGCCCCGCCAATGCCATGCAGCGCGACAGGCTGCACGCCATGGCCGCCCGGCTGCCCGCGGCTCCGCTGGCGCTTGCGGCCTCATCGGGCATTTTCCTTGGGGTGGACTATCATTTCAACCTTGTGCGGCCCGGTGCGGCCCTGTACGGGCTGGCCCCCAATGCCGACGGCCCCAACCCGCTGCACCCCACAGTACGGCTGCGCGCCCGCATCGTGCAGAAACGCACCATCGGCGCGGGCGATGGCGTGGGCTATGGCCTGACATGGCGCGCCCCCGGGCCGCGCCGTATCGCCACGCTGGGCATCGGCTATGCGGATGGCTTCCTGCGCCAGGGGGCCAATAACGGCGGCTGTGCATGGCTGGATGCGTACCGCCTGCCGATCCTGGGCCGGATCTCGATGGATTCGACCACGGTCGATGTCAGCGCCGTTCCCGAAAGCGTGCTGGATCAGGCCACGCATGTCGACATGATCGGCCCCCGCCGCAGCGTGGACGACGTGGCCCATTCCGCTGGCACCATCGGCTACGAGGTGCTGACAGCTCTCGGCGCGCGTTTCCACCGCGCTTACCTGACGCAGGCCGCGTAA